A single window of Streptomyces xanthii DNA harbors:
- a CDS encoding amino acid ABC transporter permease, protein MNVLTENFSTYWKGFLGTVELTVYASILALVLGFVMASFRVAPVGSFRAFGTAWVTVLRNTPLTLLFFAVLLGLPRFGLVLPFTVFAVLALGCYTSAFICEALRSGINTVHKGQGEAARSLGMSFGQTLTLVILPQAFRSVIAPVGSNLIALAKNSAIAGAFSVTELLGTYKTLSELGFNIIWTFVWIAVGYLIITLAISGVFNLMEKRWGVAR, encoded by the coding sequence GTGAACGTACTGACCGAAAACTTCTCGACCTACTGGAAAGGCTTCCTCGGTACGGTCGAGCTCACCGTCTACGCCTCGATCCTCGCCCTCGTGCTGGGGTTCGTCATGGCGTCGTTCCGCGTCGCGCCCGTCGGCTCCTTCCGCGCCTTCGGCACCGCCTGGGTCACCGTCCTGCGCAACACCCCGCTGACCCTGCTGTTCTTCGCTGTCCTGCTCGGCCTGCCGCGCTTCGGCCTCGTGCTCCCCTTCACCGTCTTCGCGGTGCTCGCGCTCGGCTGCTACACCTCCGCGTTCATCTGCGAGGCGCTGCGCTCCGGCATCAACACCGTGCACAAGGGGCAGGGCGAGGCCGCCCGCAGCCTCGGCATGTCCTTCGGCCAGACCCTGACCCTGGTGATCCTGCCGCAGGCGTTCCGCTCCGTGATCGCGCCCGTCGGCTCCAACCTGATCGCGCTCGCCAAGAACTCGGCGATCGCGGGCGCCTTCAGCGTCACCGAACTGCTGGGCACCTACAAGACGCTCAGCGAACTCGGCTTCAACATCATCTGGACCTTCGTCTGGATCGCGGTCGGCTACCTCATCATCACGCTCGCCATCAGCGGGGTGTTCAACCTCATGGAAAAGCGCTGGGGAGTCGCCCGATGA
- a CDS encoding amino acid ABC transporter ATP-binding protein, with amino-acid sequence MAVDPLIELRDVNKYYGELHVLQDIDLTVGKGEVVVVIGPSGSGKSTLCRTINRLETIQSGTIRLDGKPLPEEGKALAQLRAEVGMVFQSFNLFAHKTVLQNVSLAQVKVRKRKKEESDRRSRELLDRVGLAAHADKFPAQLSGGQQQRVAIARALAMDPKALLFDEPTSALDPEMINEVLEVMQQLARDGMTMVVVTHEMGFARTAADRVVFMADGKIVEDRAPEDFFTHPESERARDFLSKILKH; translated from the coding sequence ATGGCCGTCGATCCTTTGATCGAGCTGCGTGACGTGAACAAGTACTACGGGGAGCTGCATGTCCTCCAGGACATCGACCTCACCGTCGGCAAGGGGGAGGTGGTCGTGGTCATCGGCCCTTCGGGGTCGGGCAAGTCGACGCTCTGCAGGACGATCAACCGGCTGGAGACGATCCAGTCCGGCACCATCAGGCTCGACGGCAAACCGCTGCCCGAGGAGGGCAAGGCGCTCGCGCAACTGCGAGCCGAGGTCGGGATGGTCTTCCAGTCCTTCAACCTGTTCGCGCACAAGACGGTCCTCCAGAACGTCTCGCTGGCCCAGGTGAAGGTCAGGAAGCGCAAGAAGGAGGAATCCGACCGGCGCTCCCGCGAACTCCTCGACCGCGTCGGCCTCGCGGCCCACGCCGACAAGTTCCCCGCCCAGCTCTCCGGCGGCCAGCAGCAGCGCGTGGCCATCGCCCGCGCCCTCGCCATGGACCCCAAGGCCCTGCTCTTCGACGAGCCGACCTCCGCCCTCGACCCCGAGATGATCAACGAGGTCCTCGAGGTCATGCAGCAGCTGGCCCGCGACGGCATGACCATGGTGGTCGTCACCCACGAGATGGGCTTCGCGCGCACCGCCGCCGACCGCGTCGTGTTCATGGCCGACGGGAAGATCGTCGAGGACCGCGCCCCCGAGGACTTCTTCACGCATCCCGAGAGCGAGCGCGCCCGCGACTTCCTCTCCAAGATCCTCAAGCACTGA
- a CDS encoding glutamate ABC transporter substrate-binding protein, whose product MIVKSLRLLTALAVAALAATACGKEGTPPVKGPSAAELPKYQVAQGFSLPDSKTWKKADKRGHFVVGAKEDQPYLGEKNPANGVYSGFDIEIAKMISASLGLDPKKISFKTIASANRETALQNGQIDYYVGTYTINDNRKKLVGFGGPYYMAGQSLLVRTDEDDIHGPQDLDGKRVCSAAGSTPYQRIQADYPKAELVAYDTYSVCVDNLLTYQVDAVTTDDAILLGYAAKVPDELKLVGKPFSEEPYGIGVPRSDNALRFAVDTALAQREKDGDWKKAYDATLGLSGVPAPKPPAIDRYPAS is encoded by the coding sequence ATGATCGTAAAGTCGCTCAGGCTGCTCACCGCCCTCGCGGTGGCCGCCCTGGCCGCCACCGCCTGCGGCAAGGAGGGCACGCCGCCCGTCAAGGGCCCCTCGGCTGCCGAACTCCCCAAGTACCAAGTGGCACAGGGCTTCTCGCTGCCCGACTCCAAGACCTGGAAGAAGGCGGACAAGCGAGGCCACTTCGTCGTCGGCGCCAAGGAGGACCAGCCCTACCTCGGTGAGAAGAACCCCGCCAACGGCGTCTACTCGGGCTTCGACATCGAGATCGCCAAGATGATCTCCGCCTCGCTCGGCCTGGACCCGAAGAAGATCTCCTTCAAGACGATCGCCTCCGCCAACCGCGAGACGGCCCTGCAGAACGGTCAGATCGACTACTACGTCGGCACGTACACCATCAACGACAACCGCAAGAAGCTCGTCGGCTTCGGCGGCCCGTACTACATGGCCGGCCAGAGCCTGCTCGTGCGGACCGACGAGGACGACATCCACGGCCCCCAGGACCTCGACGGCAAACGCGTCTGCTCGGCCGCCGGATCGACCCCGTACCAGCGCATCCAGGCCGACTACCCCAAGGCCGAACTCGTCGCCTACGACACCTACTCGGTCTGTGTCGACAACCTGTTGACCTACCAGGTCGACGCCGTGACCACCGACGACGCGATCCTGCTCGGCTACGCGGCCAAGGTCCCCGACGAGCTGAAGCTGGTCGGCAAGCCGTTCTCCGAGGAGCCGTACGGCATCGGCGTGCCCCGCTCCGACAACGCGCTGCGCTTCGCCGTCGACACCGCGCTCGCCCAGCGCGAGAAGGACGGCGACTGGAAGAAGGCGTACGACGCGACGCTCGGCCTGTCCGGCGTGCCCGCACCGAAACCGCCCGCCATCGACCGCTATCCGGCGAGCTGA